In a single window of the Terriglobus roseus genome:
- a CDS encoding PepSY-associated TM helix domain-containing protein, producing the protein MNETVLADASSKGLDHRTVWRWHFYAGLFCIPFVLWLSVTGTVFLFHPQIQRMLDRPYHHLSIQQRNSANDQVQAALAAVPGSTLDAYELPHSPTSAAQVLVDRGTQQFRVYVHPQSLAILKVDNEDYRVDVFTSRLHGELLLGKYGSWIVELAGSWAVVMILTGLFLWWPRNSRGVGGVLYPRTGLGSRAFWKDIHAVTGIYVSFFALFLLLTGLPWAKSWGGYLKAVRHFSAGHDVSQDWTTGSADRLAARSARSTSAMHDMSSMPGHDMSHMQSGESMEGMPGVGVAPHADHASVFGRHATMLRGPDAFTAIDAIVTSVAPLNLPSPVLISPPMHAGGNWSAKSDTRDRPLRVDLVLDGRSGAILKRTDFRSKPWLDRVINTGIAAHEGQLFGLANQLVSLFTTVGLVLLSISGLVMWWRRKPDATLGAPHAVRPVRFSAGLIALMVALGMYFPFLGASMIVVGLAERFVLRALPSTRRWLGLRPVSA; encoded by the coding sequence GTGAACGAGACTGTATTGGCTGACGCGTCTTCCAAAGGGCTCGACCATCGCACCGTATGGCGCTGGCACTTTTATGCTGGCCTCTTCTGCATTCCATTCGTGCTGTGGCTGTCTGTTACGGGCACGGTTTTTCTCTTCCACCCACAGATTCAGCGCATGCTTGATCGCCCTTACCATCACTTGTCGATCCAGCAGCGGAACTCCGCGAATGATCAGGTGCAGGCAGCATTGGCTGCAGTGCCGGGCAGCACGCTGGATGCCTATGAATTACCGCACTCTCCAACGTCAGCCGCGCAGGTTCTGGTGGACAGGGGCACGCAGCAATTTCGTGTCTATGTTCATCCGCAGTCGCTCGCGATTTTGAAGGTTGATAACGAAGACTATCGAGTCGATGTCTTCACCTCGCGACTCCATGGTGAGTTGCTCCTGGGTAAGTATGGCTCGTGGATCGTGGAGCTTGCCGGCAGCTGGGCAGTGGTGATGATCCTGACGGGCCTGTTCCTGTGGTGGCCGCGCAACTCAAGAGGAGTGGGGGGCGTGCTTTATCCACGCACTGGTCTTGGCAGCCGCGCTTTCTGGAAAGATATCCATGCCGTAACTGGCATCTACGTCTCCTTCTTTGCACTCTTTCTTTTGCTCACGGGCTTGCCATGGGCAAAGAGCTGGGGCGGATACCTGAAGGCAGTTCGTCATTTTAGTGCAGGCCACGATGTCAGCCAGGATTGGACGACCGGCAGCGCTGATCGACTCGCTGCGCGCAGTGCTCGAAGCACCTCCGCGATGCATGACATGTCGAGTATGCCGGGTCACGACATGTCGCACATGCAAAGCGGGGAATCCATGGAAGGCATGCCAGGCGTGGGTGTAGCGCCGCATGCGGATCATGCGAGCGTCTTCGGCCGGCACGCCACCATGTTGCGTGGTCCCGATGCCTTTACTGCCATCGATGCGATAGTCACCAGCGTTGCACCACTGAACCTCCCCAGCCCTGTCCTCATCTCGCCACCCATGCACGCTGGAGGCAATTGGAGCGCGAAGTCGGATACGCGGGATCGTCCGCTGCGCGTTGACCTGGTGCTTGACGGCAGATCCGGCGCCATCCTGAAGCGGACGGACTTTCGATCAAAGCCCTGGCTGGATCGCGTGATCAACACCGGCATCGCTGCGCACGAAGGACAACTCTTCGGATTGGCCAATCAGCTTGTCAGCCTTTTTACGACGGTGGGACTCGTCCTGTTGAGCATCAGTGGCTTGGTCATGTGGTGGCGAAGGAAGCCGGACGCAACGCTGGGAGCACCGCATGCCGTTCGTCCCGTTCGCTTCTCAGCGGGTCTCATAGCGCTCATGGTCGCCCTTGGAATGTACTTCCCATTCCTTGGTGCGTCGATGATCGTGGTGGGACTTGCAGAGCGCTTCGTTTTGCGGGCCTTGCCATCAACGCGACGCTGGCTTGGGCTTCGTCCCGTGAGCGCGTGA